In a single window of the Campylobacter iguaniorum genome:
- the rpoC gene encoding DNA-directed RNA polymerase subunit beta' has protein sequence MSELKPIEIKEDAKPRDFEAFQLRLASPERIKAWSHGEVKKPETINYRTLKPERDGLFCAKIFGPIRDYECLCGKYKKMRYKGIKCEKCGVEVTTSKVRRSRMGHIELVTPVAHIWYVNSLPSRIGTLLGIKMKDLERVLYYEAYIVENPGDASYDNENNKKVEFYDVLNEEQYVLLEQKFSDSGFRARMGGEVIRDMLANLDLVSILEQLKVEIESTNSEAKKKTIVKRLKVVESFLNSGNRPEWMMITNLPVLPPDLRPLVSLDGGKFAVSDVNDLYRRVINRNARLKRLMELDAPEIIIRNEKRMLQEAVDALFDNGRRANAVKGANKRPLKSLSEIIKGKQGRFRQNLLGKRVDFSGRSVIVVGPKLRMDQCGLPKKMALELFKPHLLARLEEKGYATTVKQAKKMIEDKTNEVWECLEEVVADHPVMLNRAPTLHKMSIQAFHPVLIEGKAIQLHPLVCSAFNADFDGDQMAVHVPLSQEAIAECKILMLSSMNILLPASGKAVTVPSQDMVLGIYYLSLEKDGAVGANKIFASVDEVMIAVEAHYLDIHAKIKTMVGNRTIFTTAGRLIINSILPNLENSIPENMWNKIMKKKDIANLVDYVYKNGGLEVTAGFLDKLKNLGFRYATKAGVSISIADIIIPESKYSYVDEAKKKVREIQNQYGSGLLTDSERYNKIVDIWTDTNNKVAAEMMKLIKTDKNGFNSIYMMADSGARGSAAQIRQLAGMRGLMAKPDGSIIETPITSNFREGLNVLEYFISTHGARKGLADTALKTANAGYLTRKLIDVAQNVKVTMDDCGTHEGVEITEITENGELIESLEERVLGRVLSDDVIDPITNEILFTEGTLMDETKARTISEAGIKSVSIRTPITCKAGKGVCAKCYGINLGEGKLVKPGEAVGIISAQSIGEPGTQLTLRTFHIGGTASTEQQDRQVIAQKEGFIRYYNLKTYENKGKSIVINRRNAAILLVEPKIKAPFDGEIDIEIAHEDVNIFVKSKTDEIKYVLRKHDLAKPNELAGVSGKVEGKFYVPYAKGDMVKENESIVEVIKEGWNIPNRIPFASEVKVADGDPVTQTIVAGAKGMLKFYILKGDYLERIRDVKKGHIVNEKGLFVVVADDDDREAVRHYIPRGSVIEFDDSQSVESKDIIVKPQSDEKLIIAEWDPYSTPVIAEEGGVVAYEDIEPGYSAAEQYDETTGESRLVINEYLPSGVKPTITISTASGRLIRYQLEPKTAIFVKDGQSVEQADTLAKTPKAVAKSKDITGGLPRVSELFEARRPKNTAIIAEIDGVVKFDKPLRSKERLIIMSEDGSTTEYLIDKSRQIQVRDGEFVHAGEKLTDGLVSSHDVLRILGEKALHYYLISEIQQVYRSQGVAISDKHIEIIVSQMLRQVKIVDSGHTKFIVGDMVSRRKFKEENERIMKMGGEPAIAEPVLLGVTRAAIGSDSVISAASFQETTKVLTEASIGAKFDYLEDLKENVILGRMIPVGTGLYQDKKVKIKTN, from the coding sequence ATGAGTGAGTTAAAACCTATTGAAATAAAAGAAGACGCAAAACCAAGAGATTTTGAAGCGTTTCAGTTAAGACTTGCTAGTCCAGAGCGTATAAAAGCATGGAGCCATGGCGAAGTAAAAAAACCAGAAACTATCAACTACCGCACGCTTAAACCAGAGCGTGACGGTCTGTTTTGTGCGAAAATTTTTGGACCTATTCGTGATTATGAGTGCCTTTGCGGAAAATACAAAAAAATGCGTTATAAAGGCATTAAGTGCGAAAAATGTGGCGTTGAAGTAACAACTTCAAAAGTCCGCCGTTCACGTATGGGACACATTGAGCTTGTAACTCCAGTGGCTCATATTTGGTATGTAAACTCACTTCCAAGTCGTATAGGAACATTGCTTGGCATAAAGATGAAAGATTTAGAGCGCGTACTTTACTATGAAGCATATATAGTAGAAAATCCAGGTGACGCATCTTATGATAATGAAAACAACAAAAAAGTTGAGTTTTATGATGTTTTAAATGAAGAGCAATATGTATTATTAGAGCAAAAATTTAGCGACAGTGGATTTAGAGCTAGAATGGGTGGCGAAGTCATCCGTGATATGCTTGCAAATTTAGACTTAGTTAGCATACTTGAGCAACTAAAAGTAGAGATAGAAAGCACAAATAGTGAAGCTAAGAAAAAAACTATCGTAAAACGCTTAAAAGTCGTAGAGAGCTTTTTAAATTCAGGCAACCGTCCTGAATGGATGATGATAACAAATTTACCTGTATTGCCACCAGATCTTAGACCTCTTGTTAGTCTTGATGGTGGTAAATTTGCAGTATCAGATGTAAATGATTTGTATCGCCGTGTTATAAATAGAAATGCACGCCTTAAAAGACTAATGGAGCTTGACGCACCAGAAATCATTATCCGTAATGAAAAAAGAATGCTCCAAGAAGCAGTTGATGCTTTATTTGACAATGGCCGTAGAGCAAATGCCGTAAAAGGCGCAAACAAACGTCCGCTAAAATCACTTAGTGAGATTATCAAAGGTAAACAAGGTCGTTTCCGTCAAAACTTGCTTGGTAAGCGTGTTGACTTTTCAGGTCGTAGCGTTATTGTTGTTGGACCAAAACTTAGAATGGATCAATGTGGTCTTCCTAAAAAAATGGCTCTTGAGCTATTCAAACCACATCTTTTAGCTCGCCTTGAAGAAAAAGGTTACGCAACAACAGTAAAACAAGCTAAAAAGATGATCGAAGATAAGACAAATGAAGTTTGGGAGTGCCTTGAAGAGGTGGTTGCAGATCATCCTGTTATGCTTAACCGTGCGCCGACACTTCACAAAATGTCTATTCAAGCGTTCCACCCAGTCCTAATAGAAGGTAAAGCTATCCAACTTCACCCACTTGTTTGTTCAGCGTTCAACGCGGACTTCGACGGCGACCAAATGGCAGTTCACGTTCCGCTTTCTCAAGAAGCCATTGCAGAGTGCAAAATACTTATGCTAAGCTCTATGAATATCTTGCTTCCAGCAAGTGGTAAGGCTGTAACAGTTCCATCTCAAGATATGGTTCTTGGAATTTATTATCTAAGCCTTGAAAAAGATGGTGCAGTTGGTGCAAATAAAATCTTTGCTAGTGTTGATGAAGTTATGATAGCAGTTGAGGCTCACTACCTTGATATCCATGCAAAAATCAAAACAATGGTTGGAAATAGAACAATATTTACAACTGCTGGACGTTTGATTATCAACTCTATACTTCCAAATTTAGAGAATTCTATTCCAGAAAATATGTGGAATAAAATCATGAAGAAAAAAGACATAGCAAATTTAGTTGATTATGTCTATAAAAATGGTGGTTTAGAAGTAACTGCTGGATTTTTGGATAAGCTTAAAAATCTTGGTTTCCGCTATGCTACAAAAGCTGGTGTTAGTATATCAATAGCTGATATTATTATCCCAGAAAGCAAATATAGCTATGTCGATGAGGCTAAGAAAAAAGTTCGTGAAATCCAAAATCAATATGGTTCAGGTTTGCTAACTGATTCAGAAAGATACAACAAAATCGTTGATATCTGGACAGATACAAACAATAAAGTTGCAGCTGAAATGATGAAGCTTATCAAAACAGATAAAAATGGATTTAACTCTATTTATATGATGGCAGACTCAGGAGCTCGTGGTAGTGCAGCTCAAATTCGCCAACTTGCAGGTATGCGTGGTCTTATGGCAAAACCAGATGGTTCGATTATCGAAACTCCTATTACATCAAATTTCCGCGAAGGACTAAATGTATTAGAGTATTTCATCTCAACGCATGGTGCAAGAAAAGGTCTAGCAGATACCGCGCTTAAAACAGCAAATGCTGGTTATCTTACTAGAAAGCTTATAGACGTAGCTCAAAATGTTAAAGTAACTATGGATGATTGCGGCACTCACGAGGGTGTAGAAATCACAGAGATTACAGAAAACGGTGAGTTGATCGAAAGCCTTGAAGAAAGAGTTTTGGGTAGAGTTTTAAGCGATGATGTAATCGATCCTATTACAAACGAAATCCTCTTTACAGAGGGAACCTTGATGGATGAGACAAAGGCTAGGACAATAAGCGAAGCTGGTATAAAATCAGTAAGCATCAGAACTCCTATCACTTGTAAGGCTGGTAAGGGAGTTTGTGCAAAATGCTATGGTATCAACCTTGGTGAGGGCAAACTTGTTAAGCCAGGCGAGGCTGTTGGTATCATATCGGCTCAATCAATTGGTGAGCCAGGAACTCAGCTAACTCTAAGAACATTCCACATCGGTGGTACTGCTTCAACAGAGCAACAAGATCGTCAAGTTATAGCTCAAAAAGAGGGCTTCATAAGATATTATAATCTTAAAACTTATGAAAATAAAGGCAAATCTATAGTAATTAACCGTAGAAATGCTGCTATTTTGCTAGTTGAACCAAAGATAAAAGCTCCATTTGACGGTGAAATAGATATAGAAATCGCTCACGAAGATGTAAATATCTTTGTAAAAAGTAAAACCGATGAGATTAAGTATGTATTAAGAAAACACGATCTTGCAAAACCAAATGAACTAGCTGGTGTTAGCGGTAAGGTTGAGGGTAAATTCTATGTCCCTTACGCAAAAGGCGATATGGTAAAAGAAAACGAAAGTATCGTTGAAGTTATCAAAGAGGGTTGGAATATTCCAAATCGTATCCCATTTGCTAGTGAAGTAAAAGTAGCTGACGGCGATCCTGTAACTCAAACCATAGTAGCTGGCGCAAAAGGTATGCTTAAATTTTACATCTTAAAAGGTGATTATCTAGAAAGAATCAGAGATGTCAAAAAAGGTCATATCGTAAACGAAAAAGGACTTTTTGTTGTTGTAGCTGATGATGATGACAGAGAAGCAGTTCGTCACTATATCCCAAGAGGCAGTGTGATAGAATTTGATGATAGCCAAAGCGTAGAATCAAAAGACATCATAGTAAAACCTCAAAGCGATGAAAAACTTATCATTGCTGAGTGGGATCCATATTCAACTCCAGTTATCGCTGAAGAGGGCGGTGTGGTCGCCTATGAGGATATCGAGCCAGGATACAGCGCAGCAGAGCAATACGATGAGACAACAGGTGAGAGCCGTCTAGTTATCAATGAGTACTTGCCAAGTGGCGTAAAACCAACTATTACGATATCTACAGCAAGTGGAAGACTCATTCGTTATCAACTTGAGCCAAAAACAGCGATATTTGTAAAAGACGGTCAAAGTGTAGAGCAAGCTGATACTTTAGCTAAGACTCCAAAAGCCGTCGCGAAATCAAAAGATATCACCGGAGGTCTTCCAAGAGTATCTGAGCTATTTGAAGCAAGACGCCCTAAAAATACAGCTATCATAGCTGAGATTGACGGTGTTGTTAAATTTGATAAACCTTTACGTTCAAAAGAGCGTTTGATTATCATGTCTGAAGATGGATCTACGACTGAGTATTTGATCGACAAATCACGTCAAATTCAAGTAAGAGATGGCGAGTTTGTCCACGCTGGCGAGAAGCTAACTGATGGACTAGTAAGTAGCCATGATGTGCTTAGAATACTTGGAGAAAAGGCACTTCACTATTATTTGATTAGTGAGATTCAACAAGTTTATCGCTCACAAGGTGTTGCGATCAGTGATAAACACATTGAAATTATCGTTTCTCAAATGCTAAGACAAGTTAAAATAGTAGATAGTGGTCATACTAAATTTATCGTAGGCGACATGGTAAGTAGACGTAAATTTAAAGAAGAAAATGAACGCATCATGAAAATGGGTGGCGAGCCAGCGATCGCTGAGCCAGTATTGCTTGGTGTTACAAGAGCGGCGATCGGTAGTGATAGTGTTATCTCAGCTGCATCATTCCAAGAGACTACAAAAGTCTTAACCGAAGCAAGTATCGGGGCTAAATTTGACTACCTTGAAGACTTAAAAGAAAACGTTATTTTAGGTCGTATGATACCAGTTGGTACTGGACTTTATCAAGACAAAAAAGTCAAAATCAAAACTAACTAA
- the rpsG gene encoding 30S ribosomal protein S7 gives MRRRKAPVREVMPDPIYGNKIITKFINSLMYDGKKSVATEIMYGALKTIDAKGGELKGIDVFNDAIDNVKPIMEVKSRRVGGATYQVPVEVRPARQQALAIRWIIGFARKRSERTMMEKLAAELLDAANSKGASFKKKEDTYKMAEANKAFAHYRW, from the coding sequence ATGAGAAGAAGAAAAGCCCCTGTTAGGGAAGTAATGCCTGATCCAATTTATGGCAACAAAATAATAACTAAATTTATTAATTCACTTATGTACGATGGTAAAAAAAGCGTAGCTACTGAGATTATGTATGGCGCTCTTAAAACTATCGACGCAAAAGGTGGCGAACTAAAAGGTATCGATGTATTCAATGATGCAATCGACAATGTAAAACCTATCATGGAAGTTAAGTCACGCCGCGTTGGTGGTGCTACATATCAAGTTCCAGTAGAGGTTCGCCCAGCTCGCCAACAAGCTCTTGCAATTCGCTGGATAATCGGCTTTGCTAGAAAAAGAAGCGAAAGAACAATGATGGAAAAACTAGCAGCTGAGTTGCTAGATGCTGCAAATAGCAAAGGTGCATCATTCAAGAAGAAAGAAGATACTTACAAAATGGCTGAGGCAAATAAAGCATTTGCTCATTATCGCTGGTAA
- the fusA gene encoding elongation factor G, producing MSRKTPLHMVRNIGIAAHIDAGKTTTSERILFFTGMSHKIGEVHDGAATMDWMEQEKERGITITSAATTCFWKDHQINLIDTPGHVDFTIEVERSMRVLDGAVAVFCAVGGVQPQSETVWRQANKYRVPRMVFVNKMDRVGANFFNVEAQIKNRLKANPVPIQIPIGAEDNFKGVIDLIEMKALVWEDESKPTDYAVKEIPAELKEKAEEYRAKMVEAVAETNDVLMEKYFGGEELSNEEIRAGIKAGCLSMTMIPMLCGTAFKNKGVQPLLDAVCSFLPAPDEVAAIKGEYEDGTEVTVDSTDEGEFAGLAFKIMTDPFVGQLTFVRVYRGQLESGSYAYNTVKGKKERIGRLLRMHSNKREETKVLYAGEIGAVVGLKDTVTGDTLTGEKDQVILERMDFPDPVISVAVEPKTKADQEKMGIALQKLAQEDPSFKVSTDEESGQTIISGMGELHLEIIVDRMLREFKVEAEVGQPQVAYRETIKKSIEQEYKYAKQSGGRGQYGHVYLRLEPLEPGGGFEFVNDIKGGVVPREYIPAVEKGCQEALQNGVLAGYPVEDVKVTLFDGSYHEVDSSEMAFKLAASMGFKEGARKAGAVILEPMMKVEVETPEEYMGDVIGDLNKRRGQINSMDERAGNKIITAFCPLAEMFGYSTDLRSQTQGRATYSMEFDHYEEVPKNVSEEIIKKRNG from the coding sequence ATGTCAAGAAAAACCCCATTGCATATGGTAAGAAACATAGGTATCGCTGCACACATCGATGCTGGTAAAACTACAACTTCAGAAAGAATTTTGTTTTTTACTGGTATGAGCCACAAAATAGGTGAGGTTCACGATGGTGCTGCTACTATGGACTGGATGGAACAAGAAAAAGAAAGAGGTATTACTATTACTTCTGCTGCTACAACTTGTTTTTGGAAAGACCATCAAATTAACCTTATAGACACTCCAGGACACGTTGACTTTACTATTGAAGTTGAGCGTTCTATGCGTGTACTTGACGGTGCTGTTGCAGTATTTTGTGCTGTTGGTGGTGTTCAACCACAATCTGAGACTGTTTGGAGACAAGCAAATAAATACCGCGTTCCAAGAATGGTATTTGTAAATAAAATGGATAGAGTTGGTGCTAACTTCTTTAATGTTGAAGCACAAATCAAAAACAGATTAAAAGCTAATCCAGTTCCAATCCAAATTCCAATCGGCGCAGAAGACAACTTCAAAGGTGTGATCGATCTTATCGAAATGAAAGCACTTGTTTGGGAGGATGAGAGCAAACCAACTGATTATGCAGTTAAAGAAATCCCAGCTGAGCTAAAAGAAAAAGCTGAAGAATACAGAGCAAAAATGGTTGAAGCAGTTGCTGAAACTAATGATGTTTTAATGGAAAAATACTTTGGCGGCGAAGAGCTAAGCAACGAAGAGATAAGAGCTGGTATAAAAGCAGGATGTCTTTCTATGACTATGATACCTATGCTTTGTGGTACTGCGTTTAAAAATAAAGGCGTTCAACCACTTCTTGATGCTGTTTGTAGTTTCCTTCCAGCTCCAGATGAAGTTGCAGCTATAAAAGGTGAATATGAAGATGGCACAGAAGTAACTGTAGATAGTACTGATGAAGGCGAATTTGCTGGTCTTGCATTTAAAATCATGACTGACCCATTTGTTGGACAGCTAACTTTCGTTAGAGTTTACCGTGGTCAATTAGAAAGCGGAAGCTATGCTTATAACACTGTAAAAGGTAAAAAAGAGCGTATCGGAAGACTTCTTAGAATGCACTCAAATAAAAGAGAAGAGACAAAAGTTCTTTACGCTGGCGAGATCGGTGCTGTTGTAGGTCTAAAAGACACTGTGACTGGTGATACTTTAACTGGTGAAAAAGATCAAGTTATACTAGAGAGAATGGACTTCCCAGATCCAGTTATCAGCGTTGCAGTTGAGCCAAAAACTAAAGCTGATCAAGAAAAAATGGGTATAGCACTTCAAAAACTAGCTCAAGAAGATCCATCTTTCAAAGTTAGCACTGATGAAGAAAGCGGTCAAACTATCATTTCTGGTATGGGTGAGCTTCACCTTGAGATCATTGTAGATCGTATGCTAAGAGAGTTTAAAGTAGAAGCTGAAGTAGGTCAACCTCAAGTTGCTTACCGTGAAACTATCAAAAAATCTATCGAGCAAGAGTATAAATACGCTAAACAATCAGGTGGTCGTGGTCAATACGGTCACGTATACTTGCGTCTTGAGCCACTTGAGCCAGGTGGCGGATTTGAGTTCGTTAATGATATCAAAGGTGGTGTTGTTCCTAGAGAATACATCCCAGCTGTTGAAAAAGGTTGTCAAGAAGCACTACAAAACGGTGTTCTTGCTGGCTATCCTGTTGAAGATGTTAAAGTTACACTTTTTGATGGTAGCTACCACGAAGTTGACTCATCTGAAATGGCATTTAAACTAGCTGCTTCAATGGGCTTTAAGGAGGGTGCTAGAAAGGCTGGCGCTGTAATCCTAGAGCCTATGATGAAAGTCGAAGTTGAAACTCCAGAAGAGTACATGGGTGATGTTATCGGCGACCTTAACAAACGCCGTGGACAAATCAACTCAATGGACGAAAGAGCTGGAAATAAGATCATTACAGCATTCTGCCCACTGGCTGAAATGTTTGGATATTCAACTGACCTTAGAAGCCAAACTCAAGGCCGTGCTACTTACTCTATGGAATTTGATCACTATGAAGAAGTTCCTAAAAATGTATCTGAAGAGATCATTAAAAAGAGAAATGGCTAA
- the rpsL gene encoding 30S ribosomal protein S12: protein MPTINQLVRKERKKVIVKSKSPALKECPQRRGVCTRVYTTTPKKPNSALRKVAKVRLTSGFEVISYIGGEGHNLQEHSIVLVRGGRVKDLPGVKYHIVRGALDTAGVAKRTVSRSKYGAKRPKDAKK, encoded by the coding sequence GTGCCAACCATTAATCAATTGGTCAGAAAAGAACGCAAAAAAGTGATCGTAAAATCAAAATCACCAGCGTTGAAAGAGTGTCCTCAAAGAAGAGGTGTTTGTACTAGGGTTTATACTACAACTCCTAAAAAACCAAACTCAGCTTTGAGAAAAGTTGCCAAAGTAAGGCTAACAAGTGGATTTGAAGTCATCAGCTATATCGGCGGTGAAGGCCACAACCTACAAGAACACAGCATCGTGCTAGTTCGTGGCGGTAGGGTAAAAGACTTACCAGGTGTTAAGTATCACATCGTTCGTGGTGCGCTTGATACAGCTGGTGTTGCAAAAAGAACAGTTTCTAGATCTAAATACGGTGCTAAACGCCCTAAAGATGCTAAGAAGTAA